Genomic segment of Arachis hypogaea cultivar Tifrunner chromosome 11, arahy.Tifrunner.gnm2.J5K5, whole genome shotgun sequence:
CGTTACATTGGCACTTGTGTGAAAGTCTTGGATATGACTGGTTTGAAAATTTCAGCGCTGAACCAACTGAGGGTATGCACATAATTTAGAGAAACAATTTCTTTGTTTCTCTTCATTCTTTTAATTCTATGAAGGCCCCTTTTATGGAATTTTTTGGTTCATATCACCTGCAGCTTTTGACTGCTATATCTACAATTGACGACTTGAACTACCCGGAAAAGACAGACACATATTATATTGTTAACGTGCCGTATGTATTCTCGGCGTGTTGGAAGGTTTGTGTACTACTAAACTTCTTTGCTTTAGTTCAATACATCATTCAACATCCAAAGACTAGCAagtgattttttttcctttcaattacaATTGGCAGGTTGTAAAGCCCCTTTTGCAAGAAAGAACGAGGAAGAAAGTTCAGGTGCTGCAAGGATGTGGGAAGGAGGAATTACTCAAGGTAAAAATCACATTTACTTCTTCAAACATATAATCTGTAAGAATACTACTACACATCTAAGTATTTTTGTTAACCAAGTCCGACCAAATTGGTCtaacataacaaaaatcagttatgacTAGCATTATTTCAAGTCTTATTGTTTAACTTGGTTAGACTTGGTTCATAAAAAGACTTGGATGTGTAGCATTACTCATAAATGGAGCAGTTGTATTTGGATACACAGCTAGGTGCAACTTAACTCACTACACATTATCATCCTCATGGATTTTAGGTCCATGTGGTTTGTATTTTCATTTATTGTTTTCGTTTTCGGtgtgttttcttgtttttcactTTGTACTTCAAAAAGATCTTGAAAATAAGAAACATAGTTTGTCAAGTTTCCTATTCACTGTTATGAAATCTCCAAATCCCCAATCTAATGAAGATGctaacatttaattttaaattgtgaatttactCTTGCTAGACATGCATTAAATGAAAATGGAATTGATTAGATCAACATTTTGTCCTACCTCTGTATTATATATGATGTGATATATCATAAATCTTGCATGTTTTTCCGTCCTAAATTCCTGTCATTAATCTGATATTAATGAAATCGTGATTATTAAAAACTTGATTCAACTGTGTGAAAACTGATCTTTTTCAATAGAAAAATACGTTTTTCTAACGAAATAACCGGAGAACATTTGATCACCTTAAAAGTTCTTTCGAAACTTGTGAGCAGGTAATGGACTATCAGTCTCTCCCACACTTCTGCAGAAAAGAAGGTTCCGGATCCTCGAAACACCGCGTAGCAGGAGACACTGAAAATTGCTTCTCCTTCGACAGCAACTTCCACCAACATCTCTACAACTTCATCAAGCAGCAAGCCGTCGTCATGCAAACCATATCACCAATCAGACAGGGATCCTTCTATGTTGACTTACCCGAGCCAGACCCCGACGACGCCAAGATTGCCAAGACCATCGAATCCGAGCTCCACAAGTTGGAAATTCAGAATGGTTCAATGAATGGTGTTGCGGTTAATGGACACTAAAGACATGGTTAGCCCGGTTCTGGTCTCTCCTTCAGCCTTGTGAGTCAGTTTCTTCATATgctattattattactttatgaTCCCTTTTAAGGGGTTATACTAGATGTAATACTTGAATATTTGCATCAAGTTAGCTTGATGCAAAGTTCTtgagataaaattttttttatctaatttctgTAACCCAATTTGGGATGATGAGTATATGGTATGGGAtcatgtagaaaaagaaaatcacACTTTTTTTTTCCTCCCGAGATCAGTTCTTATGATCCTCAGTGTACACTATTATTTGAAAACATACAccagattttattattttttgccttgttcttatatatttgttTTAACTGTAATTAACcacttagttttattttaatattctcaatctCCTCTTGTTCACTTTAGATTTATCAAGCAAATGAGAAACTCAGTTGTATTTGGTTCAACAAACACAACTTTAGATAATAAACCAACAATGaagtatatactaaaattataGTTTAGCTGTACTTGCTCAATGAAGAAAAATTGCCAAttggtattatttttttaagagaaaatgaTAAATCGATTCCTAACTTTTTGGTTCACGGACATTTAGGTCTATGaggatttaaaaatacatttaagttcctaactttttcaaaatttagacaCATTGATCTTTGAACCTAATTTGtctaattttaaaaacattttcatGTGTGCATCTGTATTAAGCAGGACAATACAACGAGCGTCACATTTGATTTTTCTGTTGAGTCTGATAGATCTAAATGAACATGAGGAATCGGTATGTCTAGAAAAATGGAGACACATCACACATGACGATGACTAAGCTTACCTTGTAATCTCCAAATTTCTTGTAGTTTCCATAGTACAAGATGTGATCTCACTCTAACGCTTTATACTTAAACCACATCAGATGCTATAATTTTACAGAGAGCATGCCTTTCTTTTGAAAACATTATATTTGGAACTTATTTGGTGTACGAATCTGAAAACAAATCATCATGCCAAATCTAGAGTCTAATTAAATCTGAAAACCTTGTTGAGTCATGGCACCAAGATTCCGAATTCGACGGATGGGTTTAACTGGAATGTTCCTATGTCACTTGCAACATCAATGTTGTGGTTTAAATTTACTGTAAAAAAAAGGAGGTGCCACCAATATAGGAGCTAAAACCACAAGAATTAAACTACAAGTTTCGCCATGCCAATAGAATGAGGATTAAGAGCATATCCTCCAAAGCTGGTTGCATATTTTTCGAACTTGGAAAACAAATCCTTCACTCGAATCATTAAAAAACTCACATAACAATGAAACATAGTCCTATTTCATTATCTTGCTGTATCACAAAAGAATCAAACTTCACAAATTCTTGTTTAAATCTAAGTGAGATCCTAAACAATAATTGAGCACACACTTTCTTCCATATGCCCCAATTTTTTTGTAGTATGGTATTttgcaattttgaaaatttggttgaTGTTTGGAATTTTGGTTAAAGACTAAATGATTTTTTAGGTTGGCAAAGTGATGTAACCTTTCCCGCCATGCCCAGGCTTAAAACAGAGCAGGTCAGCCCATCCTGCCAAATTAGCCAAAAATAGGGGTGAGTACGGGTAGGGTTGGTTCGGGTTTAGAGTGAAATTAGAATCGAACCAATTAGattgtaattggtttggtttgattCGGATTTACGTTTTTTTGTGTATATATCCGAATTAAACTAAACCGATTAAAAAcagattggttcggttcgggtaattgggtacccgatgaaacagaaattcataaaaaaaaatgatatttttatcttaaaaattttgtaaGTATAATAAACATGTAAAATCAATAGAAGTAATCCAAatatgttaaacaccaaatatattaaaaactaaacacattaaaatccaaacatattaaacataaaatacattaaaagctaaacacattaaaatccaaacatgttaaatacTAAACACATTATAATCTAAACATATTAAACACAAAacacattaaaaactaaatacaAAAGTGCAATAAAGAGAAACTCAAAATCATTAAAaggcatatatattttttaaatttttatttttttatgtaattaataTATGGTCAGGTCCACGGGTTAGTTCGAATTTCACGCCCCCAAAACAGATACCCGAACCAATTACTAGAGAGAGCCATTGATTTGGTTCGGATCAGACCCGATTATCCGTTGGttccagaaccaatttaattagttCGGTTCGAGTTCGGATAGGTAATTAGGTACCCGCTACCCATGCTCACCCCTAGCCAAAAATGCTAGTTCCTCTCGCTTTTTGGATGGTTAACGGGTTAGtccacttattttttttaattaataaaattaatccaaaaaatgataattaaaaataagtaaaaataaaaaataaacaaattacaatatatttttttttcattatcttctaaatttcaattttaacaaaattgtttataataatttttattttaaaaacaagtCACATAATTTCAACAcatatataaaagtataaaataaaataaataaagttaataaaaaataaaaaatttaaaaaatatatttaaaaattatataattattaatttgtataatactaaatactcttttattttaaaaaaaaaaaacttttgggTTGGAAACTAGCCCATCCTGCCAAAATTCACGAATTTGATcatataaatttagtttttttttttaattttaaattttaacccgACCCGTTCTTTTGATGGGTTTTATTTCGACATGGTGAATTTAGTTCGTTTTGCCAATTTATACtactaaattgctgaaacttttttttttaaagcaaaaGGCTCAACACAACAAGGTGGAGCAACTAAACAACAAACAGAACCTAGTGACATAAAAACCCCCTATAGTCATCTCccgcattgccatcaacaactaaGATGATCAAACTCAGTTCACTCTTTGTAGCTCCTAACCGATTTGTCAATAACTTCCGCAACACCTGCTTCTTGATTCCTGAAAATTCTATCATTCATTTCCATCAAAGTATTCCAAATAATAGCACAGAAGCCAATCAACCACCTATGCCGGTCCTCCTTCCTAACAGGAGTCCCTGTCCAACTCTCAAAGTGCTGCTTAATTGACCCTGGAAAAGACCATGGTTTGTTATAGGCAACcaaccaagcacaccacacctgccaagtaaacTCACAACCAAGGAACAATTGGTAATCATTCTCAGTAGATTTTTTACATAAAACACAAAGATTATCATTCTGATCAATTATGTTCAATTCGCTCAATCTCTCCTTAGTATTGACCCTGCCAACTAACACAAACCAGGTGAACAACTCAACTCTTGGTGGTACCAACCTCCTCCAAATAGAACTAGTATAGCTATAGCCTGTAATGTCCTTTGGAACAGTTTCAGCCTGCAAGACCTGCACAAATAAGTTAGTCGAATAAACGCCTGACCTATCAAATTTCCACACTATCATATCCTCTCTCTTTGATGCTAATTTGACAGATTGTAGCACCTCATGGAGTTAGTTCACTAAATCTAGCTCCCATTGGAATAAAATCCTTCTCCATTGAAAATTCCATATCCATTCTATctcatcccaaaacccacaatctctTATTACAGATTCGCTCTAGTTTGAAAGCAAAAAAAGGCGTGGAAAATTGTCCTTCAGCATACCACAGGGCAACCAACTATCCTCCCAAAATCGAATTGTTCTTCCATCTCCTACTTCCAAAGCCAACCCTCTAACCATCTTATCTCTCACCCGCTGATCTTTTATCTGCAATTGACAGATATCCCTCTATGGACCGCCTCCTTTAGGTATAGGCTAACAAGAGAGAATGATATTTGGATTCAAGTCATTGCACGAGCACACAATCTTCTTCCATAATGAGCAATCTTCCTTCGAGaaacgccaccaccacttaaataacAATGCTGTATTCCGAATTACTGCATCACCCAACCCCAATCCCCCTAGTCGTTTTGGAGCTTGCACCATTTCCCACCTCACCAAAGCTATCCCCTACTTGCCATCCTCTCTACTCCAGAGGAACCTCCTCTGCAGAGAGATCAACTTCTCTGCTACTGCTCTGGGCATCTTATACAAGCTAAGGTAGTACACTGGCAGACTATTCAACACAGATTTGATAAGGATAAGCTTACCAGCTTTATTAAGCGTTTTACTTTCTACAAATTGAGTTTATCTTCCACTTTGTCAATAACTGGTTTCCACGTCTTAACTAATCTCGGATTCGCCCCCAAAGGAATACCAAGATATTTGACTGGCAACGAAACTTCTTTACACCCCAACACTCTACACATATCCTCTAAGACCACCCTTGCTCGCAATTAACCGAAATCAGGCTAGATTTATCGAAATTAATACTCAAACCCGACATCAGCTCAAAACACCGTAAAAGCCGCTTGTAGTTTCTGACAGTTTCCTCTTCCTGTGGGCAGAAGAGTATGGTGTCGTCTGCAAATTACAAGTGTGATAACTAAATACTATTCTTACCTACCAACAGAAGAGCAATCCTTCCATGTCTTACTGCTTCTCCTATCATCCTATGAAGGACATAAACAACtagaacaaaaagaaacaaagaaagaggaTCACCTTGTCTTAAGCCCCATTTCATCTTAAACGGTTTAGTAGGCAAACCATTTATCAGAACCGACATCGACGCTGTGCAAACACATTCCTTGATCCATCCTCTCCATCGTTGCCCAAAACCCATCTTCTGAAGAACAACATCCACAAAGGTCCACTTGACTCTATCATAAGCTTTTTGAAAATCTAGCTTAATAATCGCCGAACTCTTCTTGCTCGTCTTCAGCCACTGCACAGTTCACACGCAATCAAAGTCCCGTTATGTATCTTCCTCCCCTGCACAAAAGCGCTCTGAGTTTTCGCTACTAATCCTAGAATTACCTTCCGTATTCTCCGAACTAACACCTTCGATATGACCTTGTAAACACATCCTACCATGCTAGTTGGCCAAAGATCTTTGATCTCCCTAGCTCCAACAAACTTCAGAGCCAGGGCCACCCACGTAACATTAGAATCTCTTAGTAGCTCCGTCAACCGAAAGAAATCCATAATAGCTTTTGTGAATTCAGCCACAATTTCTCCCCAATActtctttatgaagttcatgttGTAGCCGTCACAACCCGGAGTCTTAGACGACTCGCAATCCCAAACTGCATCTTTGATTTCTTCTACTGAAGGGATCCTCTCTATTTCTTCAGACTCCTCAACCTGTATCTGATTAACTAGTCCATCACGGAAACCTATCAAAGGTGACGCTTCCTGATGATACAAGTTCCTGTAAAAACCTTTTATCGCGAGTTTGATCCTGGCATGATTCCTCACTAATCTTCTATTTATCACTAAGGCATCAATCCAATTGCTCCGTCTTCTTGCAGAGGCTAAGTTATGAAAATATCTAGTGTTTTTATCCATATGCTTTGCATGACGAGACCttgacatctgcttccaatgaaTTTCTTTCCTAACATACCATTTCTTACAAAAGCTAACTAGGGCCCTCCTCCTTGCTTCCAGTGCTCCATCATAAACTCCCTCACTAGCCATATCATCTACCTTCCTGATCTCATCCTCTAACTTGTTAATCCTCAAATCAATATCACCAAACTTCTCCTTATGCCATTTACTCAAGGGAACTATCAAAGCCTTAAGCTTTTCAGTAACTGACCCTCTCCTACCCCCCTCCACTCCTCTTTCACCATTATGAGAAAACCCTCATGTGTGAACCAAGAGTCTAAACTCTGGAACGGCCTCGGATCCTCTCACAATCTACTATCCTCCATAATCAACGAATAATGATCAGATAAACCTCGTTGCCCACTCTTCAGCCTCGTCTCAAGAAACTCTTCAAGACTTCAACCCATTCTACGCTAACCAACACCTGATCAATGTGACTGCACGATTGACCCCTAAACCAAGTAAACTTCCGATCCTTCAACTCTAAATCCACCAACTCCATCTTTTGTATCCAGGTTTTAAATTCTTCTGCTGATGCTGTTAACGTACTagctcattttctttcttccacttGCACAATCTCATTAAAGTCACCCATGTAGCAAATAGGGATTTGACATAATCCAGAGATAAAACTCAACTCTTCCTACACTGCCAGCTTGTCCTCTCTGGTATGCGCATCATACACCAAGCAGAATGCACAATTAAAGTTATTGTTCATCAACACCCCTTCCACATACAACCATCTCTCCCCTTTATAAGAATTACTCAACTTAAACATTAGTATGTCCGACATTAACAATAAACCTCCAACAGCATCGTCAGATCTCACAAACTCCCAGCTCACCGCATCATTTTTCCAAATTTGTATTACGTCAAACTTCGTAACTACCTCCTTTTTTGTCTCTATTAAACCTAACATGTTCAAACTATTCTTTTTCTTAAAGTTTTTCACCATACCTATTTTTTCGATACCCCCTAAATCCCTCACATTCCAAAAACTAAAGATCATTTAAGCACTGTTTTACACACCTTACTTTGATTTCTTGGACGACTCCTTCTTACTTTCGCCTTTTGTTTTGCTAGCTTTTTCTTCTGCGCAATCACTTCATTCTGAGCTTGAAGAGCAGCCAtaatatcttcttcttcatcataagGAACAATTCCTGATTCTGCTGCCAAATTCCAAGCTACTCTGTTTTCATTTAAGTCTGCATCCCAGCTTCCTCCTTCCTCTACCTGGTACGGCTCACTGTCAACGTCATTCTCCGAACATCCAGACTCCTCCAGATCCCTTACAGCCTCTTCCTCTTGGACACAATTTTCctctatcaaattattttcacccCCTGAATTTGATCCCTCCTCTTCATCATTCCTCACCAGGCTTATTTCAGAGGTCCTCATGCCACTCACATTCCTAGGTGCTGTTTTTATTGCCTCCCTTGCAGAGCGTCATCTTCTGCACCAGCCTCAAATGTCCTCTTTGTCAGTTCCTCAACAAAAATTGCCCTCATCCCAACACCAGTTGCTTCGTTGGCTAAGCAGTTCACCGCCACCGTATTCACCTTATACCCAGCACCTTGGATCAACTCCTTCCTTGTGCCGTTCAACTTAGTAGAGGCGCGACACATTCCTTGCGCTCTAATACTCTCAACTTCCTCGCCCTCAGCCCGACGATCTTCATAGCCGCCACCACCAGCAACCGGCCTCCCCACTTCCTGTCCTCCCATTCTCCCACCAATCTCCTCGTTATTATTGGGCCTCGAAGCCTCTACAACCCTTGCGCGAAGGCCAGAACCTTCCCCCTTCCGCTCTCCCAAGCTCGCGCAGCCCCTTGCACCGGCGCCTATGATCTCCGCTAGAGTAGACTTAGAAAAACGCATGACAATGTATTCTCCGTCGCACGCCACCTCAAAATCCCTATGACGCAAACGACGCCATGGCCCTCCCCAGGAGGAACCTGCTGACCTCTCTTATCCGTGTAGGGCACCGCTAAATTGTTCCTGAGTGATTATCTGACCCGCCAGTAATCCAAGCCCTTCTATACCAATTGGGTCTATCTGGTTTTGGCCCATACCATACCTCTCCTCTTCGTCATGTTTAGCACTACTATTGGGCTTCTTATAATTTAAAGAGCCCAAAATAGAGCTCCCTTTCACTAAAGTAGCCCCACCAGATCTTTCTCTCCCATAATCCCAAGATACCGTCTTCTCAGACGTGGTGCCATCACTGCCTGAAGAAGATCCTGTGGAATTCGCGCTCCCCATAACTTCCTTCCTAATCATAGGATTTGCCGTTTCCTGGTTTGAATTTCCCTGCTGCCATTCATCCAACTCATGAATAATAATGACGCTTCTACCCTTTTCATGATCGTCCCTTTGTGGCACCTGTGTCAACATTTTCGCCGCCATGTCCCAACCCACCTTCGAAGGTTCCCCCCTTACTTCACCAGTTTTGTTGTATCCTTGTGTAACAACAACTCCCCCTTCTGTTACCGATTCTGTCCTCTACCAGATTTTCACCTCGGTTACGTGACTTTTTCCACCGTCAATATACTCCTTTTCCAATGGATTGTTGCTATCTTTACCCTCGGTATC
This window contains:
- the LOC112720118 gene encoding SEC14 cytosolic factor, coding for MGICNQDAIKQLQSMMENVNEQQKITFQNMHQGYPTETLARFLKARDWNVAKAHKMIIDCLQWRVENEIDNVLSKPIPVDVYKAVRDSQLIGMSGYSKEGLPVIAVGVGLSTFDKASDKYYVQSHIQMNEYRDRVVLPTASKKQGRYIGTCVKVLDMTGLKISALNQLRLLTAISTIDDLNYPEKTDTYYIVNVPYVFSACWKVVKPLLQERTRKKVQVLQGCGKEELLKVMDYQSLPHFCRKEGSGSSKHRVAGDTENCFSFDSNFHQHLYNFIKQQAVVMQTISPIRQGSFYVDLPEPDPDDAKIAKTIESELHKLEIQNGSMNGVAVNGH